The Medicago truncatula cultivar Jemalong A17 chromosome 4, MtrunA17r5.0-ANR, whole genome shotgun sequence genome includes a region encoding these proteins:
- the LOC112421390 gene encoding probable methyltransferase PMT14 — translation MGSKNALPGNRARRPLSIFAVLALCCLFYLLGTWQSSGSGKGDSLALKVNKMQATTDCNIVPNLNFEPQHKYVEIVEQSEPKAKMFKACDVKYADYTPCQEQDRAMTFPRENMIYRERHCPPQEEKLRCLIPAPEGYTTPFPWPKSRDYAYYANVPYKHLTVEKANQNWVKFEGNVFKFPGGGTMFPQGADAYIDELASVIPIKDGTVRTALDTGCGVASWGAYLLKRNVLAMSFAPKDNHEAQVQFALERGVPAIIGVLGSIRLPFPSRAFDMSQCSRCLIPWAENEGMYLMEVDRVLRPGGFWILSGPPINWKTYYQTWKRTKEDLKAEQKRIEDLAESLCWEKKYEKGDIAIWRKKINAKSCQRKSLNLCDLDNADDVWYKKMEVCKTPIPEVTSQSEVAGGELKKFPARLFAVPPRIAKDAIPGVTVESYQEDNKLWKKRVNNYKRINRLIGTTRYRNIMDMNAGLGGFAAALESQKSWVMNAVPTIADNTLGVIYERGLIGIYHDWCEGFSTYPRTYDLIHANGLFSLYQDKCNLEDILLEMDRILRPEGSVIIRDEVDVINKVQKIVRGMRWESKMVDHEDGPFAPEKILVIVKEYWVGSSKNNTSN, via the exons ATGGGTTCTAAAAATGCCTTACCGGGCAACAGAGCACGAAGGCCTTTGTCAATTTTCGCTGTGCTTGCTCTGTGttgtttgttttatcttttgggAACATGGCAAAGCAGTGGTTCTGGAAAGGGAGACAGCCTTGCATTGAAGGTAAATAAGATGCAGGCGACAACAGACTGCAACATTGTAccgaatttgaattttgaacccCAACACAAATATGTAGAAATTGTTGAGCAATCCGAACCGAAAGCTAAAATGTTCAAGGCATGTGATGTAAAATATGCTGATTATACACCTTGCCAAGAGCAAGACCGAGCAATGACATTCCCTAGAGAAAACATGATCTATAGGGAAAGGCATTGTCCACCTCAAGAGGAAAAATTGCGTTGCCTCATTCCTGCTCCTGAAGGGTACACGACTCCTTTTCCATGGCCTAAAAGCCGCGATTATGCCTACTATGCTAATGTTCCTTACAAGCATCTGACAGTGGAGAAGGCTAATCAAAACTGGGTGAAATTTGAAGGGAATGTGTTCAAATTTCCAGGTGGAGGAACCATGTTCCCTCAAGGAGCCGATGCATATATTGATGAGCTTGCTTCGGTTATTCCAATCAAAGATGGTACTGTCAGAACAGCATTGGACACTGGTTGCGGG GTTGCGAGCTGGGGAGCGTACTTGCTAAAGAGAAATGTGCTAGCTATGTCATTTGCTCCGAAGGATAACCATGAAGCACAAGTTCAGTTTGCATTGGAACGAGGGGTACCTGCTATTATTGGTGTTCTTGGTTCAATCCGTCTTCCATTCCCATCAAGAGCCTTTGATATGTCTCAGTGTTCTCGTTGTCTAATACCATGGGCTGAAAATG AGGGCATGTATCTAATGGAAGTTGATCGAGTTTTAAGGCCTGGTGGATTTTGGATTTTATCTGGCCCTCCAATTAATTGGAAAACGTACTACCAAACATGGAAGCGAACGAAGGAGGATCTGAAGGCAGAGCAGAAAAGAATCGAGGATTTAGCTGAAAGTCTTTGCTGGGAAAAGAAGTATGAAAAGGGCGATATCGCTATCTGgaggaagaaaataaatgctaaaTCATGTCAAAGAAAATCTctcaatttatgtgatttagaTAATGCTGATGATGTTTG GTACAAAAAAATGGAGGTCTGCAAAACCCCTATCCCCGAGGTAACCAGCCAAAGTGAAGTTGCCGGAGGAGAATTGAAGAAGTTTCCTGCTAGGCTGTTTGCAGTCCCTCCTAGAATAGCTAAAGACGCTATTCCAGGCGTAACAGTTGAATCTTATCAAGAGGACAACAAATTATGGAAAAAGCGTGTTAATAATTACAAAAGAATTAATAGATTGATCGGCACCACTAGATATCGGAATATAATGGACATGAATGCAGGCCTTGGAGGATTTGCAGCTGCACTTGAATCACAAAAATCTTGGGTGATGAATGCTGTGCCCACAATTGCTGACAACACTTTAGGTGTTATCTATGAAAGAGGTCTCATTGGTATTTATCATGACTG gTGTGAAGGCTTTTCTACATACCCAAGGACATATGATCTTATTCATGCTAATGGTTTATTTAGTTTGTACCAGGACAA GTGCAACCTAGAAGACATCCTTTTAGAGATGGACCGCATATTAAGGCCAGAAGGATCGGTCATAATCCGCGATGAAGTTGATGTGATTAACAAGGTTCAGAAAATTGTTCGGGGAATGAGATGGGAATCTAAAATGGTGGATCATGAGGATGGCCCATTTGCACCCGAGAAGATATTGGTTATTGTAAAAGAGTATTGGGTTGGCAGCAGTAAAAACAACACATCCAATTAG